The genomic segment TgcagcggggcgcggggcgccgcggggccgcctcATGGGtagggcggcggggccggggcgggggggaccgGGTCCGTATGGGGGGGGGTCGGTCCGGGCTAACGGCTTTTGCATCTTGTGTCGTCCCGGCAGCGGCACGCCAGCGAGGTGGGCGACGAAGCTGGCCCCGAGCAGCGGTCGGCGGTGGAGCAGAGCCCGCTGGAGGAGTTCCTGGCCACGGCCGAGCTGGCCGGCACCCGCTTCGTGGCCGGtgaggggctggcagcgggctGGGGGGTCCCGCGGCtggggccgtggggctggggctgtgggtaCGGGCTGGGGAAGGGGTCCTGGGGCAGAGGGTGTGGGCAACGGGGGTGCTGCCAGCCGCATCCAGGCTCTGGGTGACCGCCTCTGTCTCTCCCTCCTGGCCCTCAGAGCGGCTGAACATCCAGTTCGTGTCAGCTCAGACCCGCACCGGCCTCCTCACGGCCCAGGAGGCCCAGCGCGTCCGGCAGCTGCATGAGGAGAACCGGCAGTTCCTGCGCATCCCGCGGAGGTGGGTGCTGCCAGGCCGGGACGGGGTCCTGCTGTGGTGGTGGGCTCGGGTGTCATCGTCTGTCAGCCTGGGGACGGGATGCTGCTTTGTCACTGCCCCGGTTTGGGGGATGTCATGACCTCCCCTTCACAAACCTGTGCTAGCGCGCAGGTGCCTGCTTGCCTGCCATGcgggtgctgccagccccggcaCGTCTGTCCTGGTTACATGGGTTTTCTGCTCAAAACTGGGCATTGCTGGAGCTGGTGCATCGAGGCTGCAGGCTGTCCCCACCCAGCAAACCTTTCCTGAGCTCTCTGCATGGTGGACAGAGAGAAGAATCCACTGCCTTAAACACCTTGTAATTCTTAGTTGCATTTGTTGTAGGCCGTATTGGGATAGGACAACCAGTGCAGAGGACTTGAAGCAGGCTGAGAGAGAGAGCTTTCTCGAATGGAGGCGACAGCTTGCCCAGTGAGTATgcacttgtgtgtgtgtggtataTAGCTGGTCAGATTTGGAGCTGCGGGAAGAGGTGGGTTGTATTTATCCTTGTTGGACATCTAAAATTaacctcttctcagtggctCCTTGTACTTGTTCTAGAAGGTTGGACATCCCAGTCACAGTACAGACACACCTTTGTGGTGAGCTCCACGTAGTTCTGCTGTGCGTGCACAGTCTTGTACTGCTTACAGCCAAAATTCTTGCAGTGCTTACCCATAGCTGCTGTTCCTCAATCTCCAAACTGTGTTATCTGGTTTATTAAAAGTACTGCATTCAGCCTTGCCCCTGTGATTCCCGAATGTTTACGACGGAGCGTGTTGCGCTCTTGACTTTGGAGTGATGAATGTCATCtaagagcagcagtgctgccctCAGAGTAtggtgctgccagctctgtctACAGCAGATTGTGCTGGttctgtgctgcctctgctggcCTGGTGAGTTAGGTTGTATCTGCATGCACACAGTGAGCCTGCTTTGCCCTGAGCAGTCGCTCAGGCTCTGCTAATAGTGAGTGAAGGATTGTATAGAGCTATTTCAAGTATTGTCCTGAAATACGTTATTTTCTCAAGGTGATACTTGGTTGAGTAATAACTGCTGGCATTTGTAATAACTTCCCAGGTTTGTTACTGCAGCTCTGAAATTTCACAGGAAGTCTTTTGATGAGTTCTTGCCCTTTTCATTATTTAGCATTTCCCTGTTGGTACAGTCAGGAGCCGTTGTGTTCCTGTTGAATCAGTGCCACTGACAAGACTTTACCTGGGTGCCTCATCTATTTGCAAAACTAGCAGAAACAGTACCTGCATTTGAGTCTGATTTTGATAGCTCTCTCTGTAACTAAAGTCTCATGGGCCTAAGGAAGAGCCAGTGGCGTGCTTTATGCCTGACGTGGGCCAAATATGATGTCTTTACTCTGTTTTACCATAGccttgaggaagaaaaaaagttaattctaaCCCCATTTGAACGGAACTTGGAGTTTTGGCGTCAACTTTGGAGAGTCATtgaaagaaggtaaaaaaaaaaaaaaaatttactgcctgctttttaaaagtaatgtttaatgttttttcctgcattGAAGCTTTTGAGCCACATACCAGGTGTCTGAGCACTGGAAAAGCAATTACAGTAAGTAATGTTCTGTTATCAGCACTgaagagattttgttttgaagcgATCAAAAGATGACGTCAGGAAGAGCAGCTGATAGTGCACGCTAGCTCTCAGCATGGCAATTCTGCAGATAGTTCACTGTGAATCTCCAGTGATTcttcagatgctgctgcttgtggcttCTTCCAGTAACTCTGTGTGGGAGGCATCTTTTAAGAATGTTTCTTTGAGGTCTTATGCCAAGATTAACCCTTGCCCCTATCTCTTAACCACACAGTTGTATCCTGACTTCCAGGggtgggagagaagggagaaaaacgAAGTAGCATTTGGAAATAAAGAGCCTCTTGGTCTTTGGCTTCTTGTCATGCAGAGAAATTGCAGCAGCGCACAAAAGACAGCAGCCTGTCATATCACAGAAATAGCTTtgtttgctctgcagagctgtaatACAATAGGAGTGCTATTTCCTAAGTTAATCTGACTGGGGCATTTAATTTCAGTAGTAATTAATTTTGAGCatctcttctgattttcttaaaattgaaaaatacttCATCAGTGAGGTCATGGTGAGCTGATCCTTTCACAGAAGTGTCTTTGTGCTGGGTGCTACCACGGCTTTGACTTTGTGAGGGCTGGGTCAGGAGCATCTGCTACGGCATATCGTGATGTGCCCTGTGAGTGTGTGTTTTGAGGCTGGAATGTGTTATTAATGCTTTTTGGCTCTTCTTGCAGCTCTTTATTTCAGGTAGGGCGAGTATACTGTCTTAGAACCTAATGGGAAAGTCATCCAGTCCCTTCCTTTGCCAGTTAGATTTGATTCATTGTCAGCCTTTTCTCATCACTGTTTCAAGCTAGTTCCCAGCAGTGTCATTCAATAACTTTTCTGTTATCCTATCGCCGTACATGGTGTCATTTGTCTTTCAAATTGATCGTTGAATTTCTGTAAATGTTCAGTACTTTGTACCCATGTGACTTATGTGATGACTTCCTTGGggtttcttatttatttatttttaagcaactgCCTTGTGAGACTTGAAATTCCTCCGTTCAACCTGTAGTGTTCTGAAGCTGTCTGGAGCTAACAGAAATCAACAAATAGAAtcatcaaacaaataaaatcagcatCTGCTAACcagtattttaaatcatgtaACTGGAGAAGTTCTAGTGGAAGATGATATAGTTACATTTTCCTACCCTTTTGAAAAAAGAAACGTGAATGCTCATATCTGAAGCCATTGCATTTAATTTGCACGTAGAACTGATGAGTCTTTGTCATGTATGTGGTGGCAACCTGGTGGCTGGATTTCTTAAAAGCAGACTTACAAGGCCTTTCTTACTTGGAGGAACAACATGTTTTATTGAGGTGTAAGACCCTTCTTCCACTGTTCTATGCTTTTTGTGATGCAAAGAGtacaaaagaaatttcaaagatACCTGACAGCAAATGCTCAGTATCTGCAGGTCATTTGTGGGAGATTTTGTACGTCTTCCCCCATGCAAAGGGGACAACGGTGTTCTGGAATATCTTATTGTGTAGGAAAACcacctcttcttcttctctgtaGAACATTGCTGCAGTTTGCGGCTGAGAACAGACAGAGACAAAGCTGTGTTACCACAGTTCTTAGTAACATTCTATGTGATAGAATACCTGTAGTCTTGTTCTTGCCTGTCGAACATTTCCAAAGGGTAGATGGCCAAACATGCATACCTGCTTTCCCTTTGCTTACTGTGCAGGAGAATTAGCTGAGTAAGACAAGCAGAAGTATTGCACAGCAATGCTGCCTTGTGGCATAAATGTGGCTCTCTTAGGGCATGTGGAATGCTAAGATGCTTTGTTAATTCAGTGAAGGTACGTAATAGGGtataatacaattaaaataggtaaaattcattaaaaaaacaaaagtgagtaaagtgttgttgcttttttgtggCAGTGTAAGGAGGAATATTTCATGgggcttctttttatttattgcagcgACATTGTAGTCCAGATTGTGGATGCTCGAAACCCCCTTCTGTTTAGATGCCAAGATCTGGTAAGTAAACTACCTTCttgaatgctttcatttttatttctgagagtTTATtcatgtgatttattttcttttagtacaTTAAGCCACATATCTTGAAGCTGTTCAGCTGTTGTGTTTAACTGGATACCTTACTATTCAAGAATTCTGAcgttacattatttttcttaagtgctTTTTGATATTTCACGCAAAACATAGTTGATTTAGAGACAGTTCTGCTGGCGTTATATTGCAGATATGTTACTGCTCCTCACTGTGCTCTGGAAGCGTCCGCGCTTAACCATCCATTTTTATTCCATCATGCAGCGCAGTCAATGCATTCATCATTGCATTGTGTCAATGCGATACGAAATTGCTCAAACGGTCGATCTTAGGAGTTCTTGCTGTGAGGTGCTGGTTAATGTCTTGCCATCAATCTAAGCAGACAAGACGTTTGCACGCGTGGCCAGAAACAACCTGTATTGCAGTGGTTGCGTGCTCCCATTTGTGCCTGTAGCTGTCCGCTCAACACCAGATCTATCTAGCCCAAGGGATGGTAAGCTTAGCTACACTCGCATGGGGCTGTATGCGACAACTTGCCTTGCTGCTTTTATATCGCCTTGTGGGAGGAGTCCAGACCAGAGTAAGAActacttttttctcttattttcttcaggaaagtTATGTTAAGGAAGTCAGCAGTGACAAGGAGAACATGATCCTTATAAACAAAGCGGATTTGCTGAGTGAAGAGCAGCGGGCTGCTTGGGCACAGTTCTTTGAGAAAGAGGGCGTAAAAGTTGTGTTCTGGTCAGCTTTGGCAGAGTGCAGACGGCtatctggggaagaaaaggtaCTGTAAATGACCGGTTCAAACTGGGTGTGTGCTGGCTGCCTCTGTAACTTTTTTTGGTGTTACGCTTGTGATATACCTGAGTTCCTTTCtaggaaagaaaggcagagtCTTTGTCTCACGGAAGGATTTCTCTACGGACCTGTGTGGTTATAACACAGCATTTTAATAACTGATTCAGAGACAAAAGTGAGGAAAGTAAAATGGTGAATGAAGTGGTACGCCTTTCAGTCACTGTTCATAGCGCTTGCAATTTCAAAGTTAATGAAACGGTAAAGAATATTGAAGTAGAATGTGAATTTGTTCCTTGAGCTTACTGATGAATAGCTACAGAAACAGTCCTTGTATATCTGTCCGTAAACAATAACTCAGATGAGTTGAAATCCTTTCCACGAGGGATGCTGTGAGGGACGTGGTTATCTATACAGaggatttttctctcctgctgagTGATGGTGTTTCTTTGAGAACCTAAAGTAACTGAGAAACCTTTCTTGCACAGTGGAACAAAATGTGTTGCTGCCTCAAGGTATATGTTATCAATAAATTCCACTTTCAGGGTTTGCTAGGTTCATCTGTTAGAGCCATTGCCATTCAGCTATGGAATATCCATtatcttctttcaaaaatatgtagTTTGTTCAGCTGGTTCGCAGTTCTTggataaaatgtttttacagattGATGTAAAATGTGTTGGCTCTCttgtctttttttgaaaaaaaggtcaaaaatacTACCCTTATGAAAAGGTCTTTATGTTTAAATGTGAACTGCTTGCAGGGAAGAAATGTAACGGTTTAGACTAAAAATGAGACAGCTAGAAATTACTGTATTGTTATATTTAGACatgaaacagaacatttttgtgttttggacATTTGGAAATTTTTTCATTCCTATTACTAGGAACAtttgacaaattaaaaaatatatatatatttgctgggctctgctgctgctatgTGTAAGGAGGAAATGTGAGCGTGTGCACATTCACAACTGTGGTCCTGGAGAGCGAAACCTCTGATACCTTCACAATGAAGCTAACAGTACGaccaggaatatttttttcagtctcctaAAGTGGGTTAGTTTTTTCTAAATCCTTCTTAAGACCCCTAAAAAAAACCTGTGAGACATTAGGAGTGGATTGTCAGTCCTTGGGATCTGGATAATGAAAAGATAGTCAATGGCACTGCAAGAAATACAGTAAAGTGCAAGACTGTTGGTACCGTCTTTAAATTTCACCTATGAAAAACTGTTCACACAGGAACTAGGTACTGAAGATGTAGCAGAGGACCTGAGTGATTCTGAGGAGGAAAGCTCCAGTCAAGAAGAAGATGGCACAGCAGACAACAGCGTAGAAAGCACATCCACAGGCAGTGCTTTGCAAAGCGAAGATCTGGTTAGTGATGATGACACTAGTGAGGAATATGAAGACtgtgaagatgatgaagaggaTGCCTGGCAAACCTGTTCTGAAGATGAAGGTGGGGACAAAGTAAATGGTATTGCCCCAAAGAGGATAGAAAGAACTGATGGTACTGCAGTGCAACATGTGCAGGAGCAGAACCGGAACATCAGGAACTTCAGCCATCTGGTACAGAGAAATGAACtgctggagatcttcaaaaccaTGCACAATAGACCAAGGGTGAAGGATGGGGAAGTAAATGTTGGACTGGTGAGTTGGACCTTGTGCTTAAAATGGAACTTGCTAAATCTAAGTTTTAATTCCATACACCTTCCATGGGAAACGTTCATCCTGCAGCCTGATTTTGTGTAAGGATAAAAAACTAGCAAGTGCAAATCACTAGGGGTTTTGTGGAAATATTAATTCTAAAGTGTTGGAACTCAGTATTTGCTGCTGACCTGATTATTCAATACTGCTTATTAAAGTGCTTTTGTCAGAGCTCTGCTGGTATTCTAGCATGACCCTGCCTAATATCATTGTTACTATTCTACTTTATCTAGGTGGGTTACCCTAATGTAGGCAAGAGTTCGACCATCAACACAATCCTTGGAAATAAGAAGGTGTCAGTGTCTGCTACACCAGGACGTACGAAACACTTTCAGGTATTGTTGACGAAgagctttgctttatttattttgttccctgGTAGAAGAGAACTTCCTCATGAAATAGTTGTAGCTGTGTGGGCTCTCTGAGAACTGTCTGCCAACCTGAACTCTGCCCAGCAGCATTTACGTTGGAGAGAGTGGGCTCAATGTATATAATTTTGAAACTTTAGTCCTTGCTTCCAAGCTCTTGTTATGCTTTGAGAATCTTTCAAGAGGGATGCTGTGCAGTGGAATATTTTTCCCATGTCTTAATTTTGTCTAGGTAGCTTGGCCCTTCTTTTTTCAACTCTGGCCTTGAGGAGAGAACCTTTGAAAATTAAGTGCTTCTCTGAGTAGCTGAAGGTCATGCTTCAAACCAACCTTCTTGTCCACGGTCATTGCTATGAATAAGTCTAGTTATGCTGCCTCTTTCATGTTGATCAAGTTAATAATTTTGAGTTGGCAGCTCCAGTGCCACAGTGAACATTGTGGCGTTTGTacttctgcagcctcctgcctaTTTCAAAAGGTCCAACACCTTAAAGATTTCTGGAGCGCTTTCTCCTGACAGGCAGTGATGCAACAGATGAGAGAGCTGAAGATCTTGCTGCCCCCATCTGGACACCTTATTTATGAACCCTGGAAGTGTTGCTGTctttgacatttatttattttttttaattcactggctggggccagcagggcAGATATCTGTGTTAGTAACATTTTGTCTTATTCTCATTTGCAACTCTATTTCATCAGTGCATTTGATctcttgttcctttttcctccatGGACACTGCCTCGCCTTGGTGAACTCCTTGGTTATTTATTGTGTAGACCCTGTATGTGGAGCCTGGCCTGTGCCTCTGTGATTGTCCTGGTCTGGTGATGCCATCTTTCATCTCCACCAAAGCAGAGATGATTTGTTCTGGAATTCTGCCTATAGACCAGATGAGGGACCATGTCCCTCCCATTTCTTTAATATCCTTTGCATGGGGTTTGTGAGGGTGGCTGCAAGTGTTGGATCTGGAATATGGGATGTAGCATGTTCCAGCCCTGCTAGGCATTTGTGTGGTCATGCATTGAGAGCATATAGGATAAGACAGCCCTGCTGGGTTTGTCGTTCCCTGTCTCATTTCAAGTCTACCCTGTTAGCAGACTTGCATTGTTTTtctgacaacaacaaaaaaattttttGTATTGTGACAAAGTCCAAAACCATTTCTAACATGTGCGCTTGGAGTGACATGGGCAAGATTACCTGCGTAGCTGAAAATCACAAGGTGGTTTCCTTCACTAGCTTACGTTTGCCAGCATATCCCACGAAACATTTTGGAAGCAACCTATGGAATAAGTATCATAAGGCCAAGGGAAGACGAGGATCCAGATAGAAAGCCAACAGCTGAGGAGCTGCTAACAGCATACGGACGTAAGTGATGATACCTTTAAAACCTTTACTATGTGCCTGGTCCTGAATGTGGCCTTAGGAGAACAGATGTAGTGTTTTTATTGAGGAGGTTCATGAAATGTCCTGCCAGTCTGTGTAGTACACTGCTGTATCCTTGAAACTACCAGTTGTTCTGTGGCACTCTCATCCTTATTGATACCTCCCATCAACTGTGTCTTGAATTAGGCTGTGAAGAATGCAGTGAAGGTTTATCTCCCTTGTCTGATTCTTTGATGCAGTTAatctttggttttaaaaataaatttaaaaaacaacaggttTTCTGGTGGTAGGGAGATGTCAGCTCACATCATTCTTGTCAGGTTAGGatgcttctgcatttcttctgcagtcaGAAAAATTCCCCTTCACTCCATGCTTTCCCCAACAGAAGCCTCTTTCTGAGGGAGtgttattgtctttttttttttcttttgaggaaagATACAAATGTGCAGTTAGGCAGATGAGAAGAATGTGTTGATTCTCTTGTACTGACATGGAATGTACTTCTGATTTGTCTTCCAGATATGAGAGGCTTTATGACAGCCCATGGACAGCCAGACCAGCCAAGATCAGCTAGATATGTGTTAAAAGACTACGTCAATGTAAGTTCTTTCTACATCtgggttttctttcctgataaGAGGTGAACTGAAGGTTTCACTGGAGCATGAAGAATAACAATAAAGTGAATTCTCTTTCTTTGGATAAAATTGCTGTACATTAAAATACTCCTAAAATTAcactatttttatgttttaaataaatggaatCATCATCTCTCTAAAAGAGGCAGCAGGTATTCTGGaattaaaaccattttgttTAGTTGGGTCAATATTTGGCACAAAGGACTGCTGTTCTGAGTGTTGTAGTACTACATGCTTCTACAGCATCTCTCAGCAACATATCGCTGAGTATTTCTTAATAGGATGCTCCAGTACTCCTCTGAGAGTTTTGTACTGCATTGCTTGAAGCTGAATGTTGCAGCTGAGAGTGATGTTTTGAAGTGGGATGgtgctttaatttaaaagttgaAGCAGGGTTTTGCCTGGGAAAAGAGAGACCAGGTGTACTGATAGTCTGCTAGTGTGAGGCCCTGATCTTCTGGGGGCCCTTCTTAGCTTTGgagttgttctttttcctctctggggGTCTCTCTGACTTTTTTTGATAACAACTCAACACCACTGTTTTCACAGGGGAAGCTGTTATATTGCCATCCACCTCCTGGCATTGACCCAAATGATTTTCAGCACCAGCATCAAAGATGCCCAGACAGCAGAACTGTCCAGGCCAGCAGACAGGTGAAGCCTGAGAAGaataccaaagcaaaacaaattgaaaacGTGGtggacaaaacatttttccaccAGGTAATTCTGGGGGaagttttaaaggaatttttacAGTGGCACTGGTGTGTCATagttactggaaaaaatagctttgagGGTGGAGGGCTGCTGGTTGAGTTAATGGTGTTAGAAGCCATGAGATCTGCACCTAATTTCTACCCAAGAGCtctgtgttctttttattaTCTCATAAGTCACTGGGAATGTCGTAGGTGACTGAAAGATAAGCTAATAAGGAGCACGTAAGTTGATTTTAAACTGTCAGCAGGGTGACCCTTGTCATTATGAGCCTAACATCAATCTTGAGCAAACAGGAGAATGACTgggaagaaaggcaaaggaaaaaggtGGTATGACAGCAACCAACCAGGAATGTGGTTTGGGACTGACAGGTCCTTCAAACTAGCTTTACTTCTTGAGATCACATATTTAGAGGGGGCTATAATAACCATCTTTAAGACAATTGGTTTAGTACTGTGAGGTTATTTTGATTCAGAActtaaaataagaagaaaagaatagaaCGTAGAAACTGATTTGAAATCTAGTTGAGAAGTCtcaaaatgaagtggaaaatgagaatttctctTAACTTGTATGCTTCTTGTTAGGTTCCACAGGGATCTGTTTTGCCCCtaaactgctgaaaagaaatattaatgacTTGTAGTGAAATGTCAAATGCATCACTGATTAAGTCTGCACACCTGACAGAGATCAGAATGGAGTGTTTAGCAGTGAAGTAAATGTGTCACAGCGTGATCCATTCAGCTTGAGTAGCTGGGTATGAACAGTATTTGTTTCAGCACAGCTAAAGATAGTCATGCATTTTGAAACCAAGAACTCAGACccttttcaaaaacagcaaGCTGTTTCAGAGAGCTATGACCTGAAAAGAATTTTTGGGATTACCAGACTCTTCCTCTGGCTGCCCAAAGTGCTGGCACGTCTGGCTGTGAGCCCCAGCAGTGCTACCCACACTCCAGACTCGAGCAAGTTATTTTAGGTTCTGGCTTTCACAGACGCCAGATTTGTTTGCAGAGACAATGTGTTGTGTGCAAAGCAGAGACTGTGAGAATCAGTCCTAGCGCCACAGCTAATGTCTGTCAAAGTTCAGTGTCTTGTAAACGCTCTGCCTCTGCTTGCAGTGGTGAGCACTGAGGACCTGGCTCAGTGAGGCACGGCTGCGGGCAGAACTGGAAAGTACTGGCAGACTTTACTCAACTGCATGGCTTGAcctttcctgcagctctggagCTGGGGACTGAGCAGGTCTTGTAGAGTTTGAGCTTGCCTGTGTCTGGTTTTATTAACATGTCACAGTTCCTTGTGATTAACTATCTTCTCATCAGTCACTGGTCGCTATGTCTTCCTTTCCAGGAGAACGTTCGTGCCCTGATGAAAGGCGTCTGGGCTACAATGGGGTACCGGCCTGGCAGTGGCCTCGTGTCTGTGCCTGCAGCCAATTCTGGGAATGTGGTGGGAAAGCCCTGGAAAAAACACGGGAACAGGAACAAGAAGGAGAAAGTTCGCAGGATCACTAAGCATCTGGAGGCTTAGCTGTGCCTCCGGTATCTGGCTTTCCCAAGGCAGGGTCTGCACTGTCCTGCAGGCATGAACTAAGTGGGCATCACTAGCTCACCTGCGAGCTCTGTGCCGATAGGCCTTGATAAGAATGGGCTCTGAGACTCGGAGCTCATCCTTTCTGAGAACAAAAGAGACCTGGCCATTCGTGTTATCTGGAAGTCAGCCCGGACGTTTGACTGCTGCTGAGAAGTCCTTTCAGTGGTAGAAGATAGgtgcagaagtgttttttccttccataaaGGATGTATTTTGTAACTGTTGGGATCAAAGCTAGCCCTGTAAAACTGACTAAAATCTTTGAACAGTTGAATCTTAATGAGTGATGTTTATTACACTGTGAGACACTATTGTTCATCTCCTGTTTTTATAAGCTTGTTTGTTGATTTGACAGAATACTTCAGTGTGTTGAAAAACTACTTGAAAAGAATCTTTAttgccttcttccttttctgctctgtgaGCCCTATTCTGTGAAATCCTGCACTGAAACCACTTCCTATCTCCCAGCctaaggcagagcagagcacggAATGCCATGCgaggaaaatgctgcttttgtgtCCTTC from the Cygnus olor isolate bCygOlo1 chromosome 9, bCygOlo1.pri.v2, whole genome shotgun sequence genome contains:
- the LSG1 gene encoding large subunit GTPase 1 homolog, whose translation is MGRKRGAGLGRCLQRGAGRRGAASWRHASEVGDEAGPEQRSAVEQSPLEEFLATAELAGTRFVAERLNIQFVSAQTRTGLLTAQEAQRVRQLHEENRQFLRIPRRPYWDRTTSAEDLKQAERESFLEWRRQLAHLEEEKKLILTPFERNLEFWRQLWRVIERSDIVVQIVDARNPLLFRCQDLESYVKEVSSDKENMILINKADLLSEEQRAAWAQFFEKEGVKVVFWSALAECRRLSGEEKELGTEDVAEDLSDSEEESSSQEEDGTADNSVESTSTGSALQSEDLVSDDDTSEEYEDCEDDEEDAWQTCSEDEGGDKVNGIAPKRIERTDGTAVQHVQEQNRNIRNFSHLVQRNELLEIFKTMHNRPRVKDGEVNVGLVGYPNVGKSSTINTILGNKKVSVSATPGRTKHFQTLYVEPGLCLCDCPGLVMPSFISTKAEMICSGILPIDQMRDHVPPISLVCQHIPRNILEATYGISIIRPREDEDPDRKPTAEELLTAYGHMRGFMTAHGQPDQPRSARYVLKDYVNGKLLYCHPPPGIDPNDFQHQHQRCPDSRTVQASRQVKPEKNTKAKQIENVVDKTFFHQENVRALMKGVWATMGYRPGSGLVSVPAANSGNVVGKPWKKHGNRNKKEKVRRITKHLEA